The proteins below are encoded in one region of Malaclemys terrapin pileata isolate rMalTer1 chromosome 20, rMalTer1.hap1, whole genome shotgun sequence:
- the KCNK6 gene encoding potassium channel subfamily K member 6, whose amino-acid sequence MSRCVLLALCLLGYLGYLLLGALLVSSIERPYESRLRAELRGLKAAFLGASPCLNESALERFLERVLSANRYGVSVLRNGSAGASNWDFASAFFFSSTLITTVGYGYTTPLSDSGKAFCIFYALLGVPFTMLVLTATVQRLARLFTHWPLEYLQLRSGYSHQALARAHFLLLLLAVLVTFFLLPAAVFSTLEETWSYLDAFYFCFISLCTIGLGDYVPGEQPGQKLRALYKVSVTVYLLLGLMAVLLVLQTFHKAADLHGLTDLILLPADHHSDQEPILESEVTPEEPAPGAKPPPPSAQLNTGSRANYSSISR is encoded by the exons ATGAGCCGCTGCGTCCTGCTGGCGCTCTGTCTGCTCGGCTACCTGGGCTACCTGCTGCTGGGCGCGCTGCTCGTCTCCTCCATCGAGCGCCCCTACGAGAGCCGGCTGCGGGCCGAGCTGCGCGGGCTCAAGGCCGCCTTCCTGGGGGCCAGCCCCTGCCTGAACGAGAGCGCGCTggagcgcttcctggagcgggtGCTGAGCGCCAACCGCTACGGGGTGTCGGTGCTACGGAACGGCTCGGCCGGCGCCTCCAACTGGGACTTCGCCTCCGCCTTCTTCTTCTCCAGCACGCTGATCACCACCGTGG GCTACGGCTACACCACGCCGCTCTCGGACTCCGGCAAGGCCTTCTGCATCTTCTACGCCCTGCTGGGGGTGCCCTTCACCATGCTGGTGCTGACGGCCACGGTGCAGCGCCTGGCCCGGCTCTTCACCCACTGGCCCCTCGAGTACCTGCAGCTGCGGTCTGGCTACAGCCACCAGGCGCTGGCCCGGGCccacttcctgctgctgctgctggccgtgCTGGTCACCTTCTTTCTGCTGCCGGCCGCCGTCTTCAGCACCCTGGAGGAGACCTGGAGCTACCTGGACGCCTTCTACTTCTGCTTCATCTCGCTGTGCACCATCGGGCTGGGCGACTACGTGCCGGGCGAGCAGCCCGGCCAGAAGCTACGCGCGCTCTACAAGGTCTCAGTCACCG TGTACCTGCTGCTGGGGCTGATGGCCGTGCTGCTGGTCCTACAAACCTTCCACAAGGCGGCCGACCTGCACGGCCTCACCGACCTCATCCTGCTGCCGGCCGATCACCACAGCGACCAGGAGCCCATCCTGGAGTCCGAGGTGACGCCGGAGGAGCCGGCCCCGGGCGCgaagcccccacctcccagtgCCCAGCTCAACACGGGTAGCCGTGCCAACTACTCCTCCATCAGCAGATAG
- the YIF1B gene encoding protein YIF1B isoform X4, whose product MNPDGGPGGGLRQPSKRRLPAAASSMADPHQLFDDTSSSATALGRGYAAQQPPAPGYPAPGSFLGEPVSSFAMAYGSTLASQGKEIVDKNIDRFIPVTKLKYYFAVDTVYVGKKLGLLLFPFMHQDWQVRYQQDTPVAPRFDINAPDLYIPVMAFITYILVAGLALGTQNRFSPDLLGLQASSALAWLIVEVLAILLSLYLVTVNTDLTTIDLVAFSGYKYVGMIVGIVSGLLFGKTGYYLLLSWCCLSIFVFMIRTLRLKILSEAAAEGVLVRGAKNQLRMYLTMAIAALQPLFMYWLTFHLVR is encoded by the exons ATGAACCCGGACGGCGGCCCCGGCGGGGGGCTCCGGCAGC CCTCCAAGCGCCGGCTGCCGGCCGCCGCCTCCAGCATGGCCGATCCTCACCAGCTCTTCGATGACACCAGCTCCAGCGCCACCGCCCTGGGCAGGGGCTACGCTGCCCAGCAGCCTCCCGCCCCGGGCTACCCCGCGCCAGGCTCCTTCCTGGGCGAGCCCGTGTCCAGCTTCGCCATGGCCTACGGCAGCACCCTGGCCAGCCAGGGCAAGGAGATTGTGGACAAGAAT ATTGACCGCTTCATCCCCGTGACCAAGCTGAAATATTACTTTGCCGTGGACACCGTCTATGTGGGCAAGAAGCTGGGGCTGCTTCTCTTCCCGTTCATGCACCAG GACTGGCAGGTGCGATACCAGCAGGACACGCCCGTAGCACCCCGGTTTGACATCAACGCCCCTGATCTCTACATCCCAG TCATGGCTTTCATCACGTATATCCTGGTGGCTGGCTTAGCACTGGGGACCCAGAACAG GTTTTCTCCCGACCTCCTGGGCTTGCAGGCCAGCtcggccctggcctggctgatcgtgGAGGTGCTGGCCATCCTGCTGAGCCTCTACCTGGTGACTGTGAACACGGACCTCACCACCATCGACCTCGTCGCCTTCTCGGGGTACAAGTACGTCGG GATGATTGTCGGCATCGTGTCCGGCCTGCTCTTCGGCAAGACCGGCTACTACCTACTGCTGAGTTGGTGCTGCCTCTCCATCTTCGTCTTCATG atcaGGACGCTGCGGCTGAAGATCCTGTCGGAGGCGGCTGCCGAGGGTGTGCTGGTGCGGGGGGCCAAGAACCAGCTGCGTATGTACCTCACCATGGCCATCGCCGCCCTGCAGCCGCTCTTCATGTACTGGCTGACCTTCCACCTCGTCAGGTGA